A genomic region of Metopolophium dirhodum isolate CAU chromosome 1, ASM1992520v1, whole genome shotgun sequence contains the following coding sequences:
- the LOC132949286 gene encoding uncharacterized protein LOC132949286: MSDVKDEVKADGDQSIEQQQMSPKVVDTDIPMTFVETDHNSLEQCKKNEDNEGKEGDPPKQDEMLNTVRLVGEPLTTHGPYTFYSALAYRKRDDVTKKKRRRWKKPITGVDNESDNAAESYDSSSSCCCANNDAKNDLCFCDNGSLSSRSSSSSHSEWSVIHMNHFYAVRPWYSKKNSSISDGQQQRRHRENSPKLTKTTTASAERRQHHYQQSVCIGELELLWRDDSVVTSSTAPSSSSQLKKRNSNRIVPPALLTVASNGEDDGTDPMTSSSNIHGDPVASSDEDDGVSGGFDDDSSTLLPRRRTLPRRTRQPSAKKLEAAESYAAVAAAAASDNHHTSQSPYNRNRLSTAAPSDPTSVGVPLLSPDAQYSHGNVLCSVRLYVMPDQTATGRLGGIHGEDEVLEINTWSASGGAERWPSNILINGNSGVGSIYNGSGSVDDYGYGSGSHSSGTLPSGCSGLVLRAEDFVEWVRGGLMNDDDENVDTESDDESLESDCDDNSSNNRKCNRIETSKPKDEQLSSLVTDTMADVKQCKEEILNTWDDDNNSKGKLESTLIKDEVITKNLLSVNPEKVKKEQEELTVTVDFGVVDSKTIKQKHDSSNINYYSKYAVDEAVEAEHVPLAAARIHKKQCEHVTDRHRRCHRQRHRLNQRSLVNGDSTSTVAKKNDRGHYNVSAVTDKVEKKQDNDKKCCCYCCKRRRQNYQQNEKSTINNVSVGNSIKQRLVVMSYSRYCRYRAQLQRKREQQLNQGNAPVVITDDKEKLMTTTYRGVDSMTRVLFCRDTYDYPAELLLEPFNAQQNHQQHTTVLVNHMAPKLKGWPSHPASWMSFRWNRVRRRLRHLERGGDSNDDRRRRHRRRKLKKKCSRQQNGANGATVGMNYSSSTDDDDSDDSDSDDESSASNDAATNTTSDASTSDSDSAPPPSTVGSKTANKNNSTTKVNIHHSNKKTISTSSTGNMVVINGATTISAAMINKRPAMAVGQSGQQQPTKRRRVVYTNEQLQNIHPQQSRVNYQQQQPHPRPRQPQQQQQSSHRFRQLELELSKSQRQQHFLAAQQQQHRLQPLNRRLPPPISSLQSSTTRIIHHHLPPSVSIMPVIVPTTNSSPHQQLQRFNNRLQNRQKIHATATVLPVISQRRNNNNIERQQTPFPPVIIEYDDDDNNQEYGSDDNGRYKKSTVAAMVACQRRVSRQHFNDEQRQQREDEERQRRWLVDALRLGGLEVTAVPLNASAGSGNSVGKDASAAVTSQQRRRRNVSLLSAKNEDYNSGIQNKPSHGGTDDDSNIDSDSDSVVMTVTPDVVCLLNKSQQHQQQIPHQRQTCGSVSTTTTSVTMSHHHQQRRRSANMNHSSIGGQQHTSAAAAAALHDKINHAINSLKLQQQQQMPNEDTPVSNNSNNVLLTGGANHGNPIGDNNNRQQQRLRKNGGVVQQQQTAALLDLSVKPSTLQNTTRQQKSMSTVVNSNLQNQQNRKGLIPFHSTTTSGPSTSSTNLEITIVPVTTSTTSNSLRLQSQQQHKRSLSAATHNSGSSASSSSAPMTVRQQLQRRNATVVSTATAPASIVDMLCGGRSRNLQQRNGSSMSVTATSTITTTTSSSSTTTPSLQQNQQQQMFIIAATAMAAQQQQKTDKRKSQQNKKD, translated from the exons ATGAGTGACGTGAAAGATGAAGTCAAAGCTGACGGTGACCAAAGTATTGAGCAGCAGCAAATGTCACCAAAAGTTGTCGATACTGACATTCCAATGACATTTGTGGAGACAGATCACAATTCACTAGAACAATGTAAGAAAAATGAGGACAATGAAGGAAAAGAAGGTGACCCACCAAAACAGGATGAGATGTTAAATACCGTGCGTCTGGTAGGTGAGCCACTGACCACACACGGCCCATACACATTTTACAGTGCATTAGCGTATCGCAAACGCGATGATGTAACTAAAAAGAAGAGACGGCGGTGGAAAAAGCCAATAACAGGGGTGGACAATGAAAGCGATAATGCTGCCGAATCCTACGATTCATCATCGTCATGTTGCTGTGCCAATAATGATGCCAAAAATGATTTGTGTTTCTGCGACAATGGTTCGTTATCATCAAGGTCTTCGTCATCGTCTCATTCTGAATGGTCAGTTATACACATGAATCATTTCTATGCAGTTCGCCCATGGTACAGCAAGAAAAACAGCAGTATTAGTGATGGGCAGCAGCAGAGACGTCATCGAGAAAATTCACCAAAATTGACTAAAACAACTACTGCTTCAGCAGAGAGGCGACAGCATCACTATCAGCAATCGGTGTGTATTGGTGAACTGGAGTTATTATGGCGTGATGACAGTGTGGTAACGTCATCAACAGCTCCGTCGTCTTCTTCACAGCTCAAGAAACGTAATAGTAACAGAATTGTGCCACCTGCACTGTTAACTGTGGCATCAAATGGCGAGGATGATGGAACAGATCCTATGACAAGTAGTAGCAACATCCACGGCGATCCTGTGGCCAGTTCAGATGAAGACGACGGTGTTAGTGGTGGATTTGACGATGATTCATCAACATTATTGCCACGCCGTCGCACTTTGCCCAGACGCACTCGTCAGCCGTCGGCTAAGAAACTTGAGGCTGCAGAATCTTATGCCGCAGTGGCAGCTGCAGCAGCATCAGATAATCATCACACCTCACAGTCACCATACAACCGCAATCGCTTATCCACAGCAGCACCGTCGGACCCCACCTCCGTGGGTGTTCCACTCTTATCACCAGATGCTCAGTATAGTCATGGAAACGTACTGTGCAGTGTTCGGTTATATGTGATGCCTGATCAGACAGCTACCGGTCGACTTGGTGGTATACATGGTGAGGATGAAGTGTTAGAGATCAACACTTGGAGTGCTAGTGGTGGTGCAGAAAGATGGCCGAGTAACATATTGATTAATGGGAACAGCGGAGTAGGATCTATCTATAACGGTAGTGGTAGCGTTGACGACTATGGTTATGGTAGTGGAAGTCATTCGTCAGGGACATTGCCGTCTGGCTGTTCGGGATTAGTATTGCGAGCCGAAGATTTTGTCGAATGGGTTCGCGGTGGACTGATGAATGATGATGACGAAAATGTAGACACAGAGTCTGATGATGAGTCATTAGAATCAGATTGTGATGATAACAGCTCTAATAACCGAAAATGCAATAGAATAGAAACTTCAAAACCTAAGGATGAGCAACTGTCATCTTTAGTAACGGACACAATGGCTGATGTAAAACAATGTAAGGAAGAGATATTAAATACTTGGGATGATGATAATAACAGCAAAGGGAAATTAGAATCTACTCTGATCAAAGATGAAGTGAtaacaaaaaatttactttCTGTAAATccagaaaaagtaaaaaaggaaCAAGAAGAGCTAACTGTAACTGTTGATTTTGGTGTCGTTGatagtaaaacaataaaacaaaaacacgaTAGcagtaacattaattattactcaAAATATGCTGTTGACGAGGCTGTAGAAGCCGAACATGTTCCCTTAGCTGCAGCTAGAATTCACAAAAAACAGTGTGAACATGTTACTGACCGTCATCGACGCTGTCATCGTCAACGCCATCGCTTAAATCAGAGGTCATTGGTAAATGGTGATAGCACTAGTACTGTCGCTAAGAAAAACGATCGTGGACATTATAATGTATCGGCAGTGACAGATAAAG TTGAAAAGAAGCAGGacaatgataaaaaatgttGCTGCTATTGTTGTAAACGTCGTCGTCAAAATTACcaacaaaatgaaaaaagtacAATAAACAATGTCAGTGTGGGTAATAGTATCAAACAACGATTGGTAGTGATGAGCTACTCTCGATACTGCCGATATAGAGCACAATTGCAACGTAAGCGTGAACAGCAGTTGAACCAGGGAAATGCCCCTGTTGTCATAACTGATGATAAAGAAAAGTTGATGACAACCACATACCGTGGAGTAGATTCAATGACCAGAGTTCTATTTTGTCGAGACACATATGATTATCCAGCAGAACTTTTGTTGGAGCCTTTTAATGCACAACAAAACCATCAGCAACACACGACAGTGTTAGTCAACCACATGG CGCCTAAACTCAAAGGCTGGCCTTCTCATCCAGCATCCTGGATGTCATTCCGATGGAATCGAGTGCGTCGTCGGTTACGTCACCTTGAGCGTGGTGGTGATAGCAATGATGACCGACGTAGGCGTCATCGACGTCGAAAGCTTAAGAAGAAATGTAGTCGACAACAAAATGGAGCCAACGGGGCGACTGTGGGGATGAATTATTCGTCATCAACTGATGATGACGATTCTGACGATTCTGATTCTGATGATGAGTCTTCTGCATCAAATGATGCTGCCACTAATACCACTTCCGACGCATCAACCTCAGATTCGGATAGCGCACCACCGCCATCAACAGTAGGGTCTAAAACTGCCAATAAGAATAATTCCACCACAAAAGTGAACATTCATCACAGTAACAAAAAAACTATCTCTACATCATCTACCGGAAACATGGTCGTAATTAATGGAGCTACTACTATATCTGCAGCAATGATTAACAAGCGGCCGGCTATGGCTGTCGGGCAATCGGGTCAGCAACAACCGACCAAACGTCGCCGCGTGGTTTATACCAACGAACAACTTCAAAATATACATCCGCAACAATCAAGAGTAAATTACCAGCAACAGCAACCACATCCAAGACCTAGACAGCCCCAGCAACAGCAGCAGTCTAGTCATCGATTTAGACAATTAGAACTGGAGCTTAGCAAATCTCAGCGTCAACAACACTTCCTCGCTGCTCAGCAGCAACAACATAGACTACAGCCGTTAAACAGACGACTACCACCACCTATTTCGTCTCTACAATCTTCAACGACTAGAATAATACATCATCACTTGCCACCTTCGGTATCTATTATGCCAGTCATAGTCCCCACTACTAATAGTTCTCCTCATCAACAGCTACAACGATTCAATAATCGACTGCAAAACCGGCAAAAAATACATGCTACTGCTACAGTTTTACCCGTCATTTCTCAgcgaagaaataataataacattgaacGACAACAAACTCCCTTTCCACCTGTCATAATAGAATATGACGATGACGATAATAACCAAGAGTATGGATCTGACGATAATGGTCGATACAAAAAATCAACAGTGGCAGCAATGGTGGCTTGCCAAAGACGTGTTTCACGACAACATTTTAACGATGAGCAAAGACAACAGCGAGAAGATGAAGAAAGGCAGCGTCGTTGGCTAGTAGATGCTTTGCGATTGGGTGGGTTGGAAGTTACAGCAGTACCTTTAAATGCAAGTGCTGGTAGTGGTAACAGTGTTGGAAAAGATGCTAGTGCTGCAGTAACTTCACAACAACGTCGGCGGCGTAATGTCTCATTGTTGTCCGCCAAGAACGAAGACTACAACAGTGGCATTCAGAACAAACCAAGTCACGGTGGTACTGACGATGACTCAAATATAGATTCAGACTCAGATTCTGTAGTGATGACCGTGACGCCTGATGTTGTATGCCTATTGAACAAGTCTCAGcaacatcaacaacaaataCCTCATCAAAGACAGACATGTGGAAGTGTTTCCACAACAACAACCTCTGTTACAATGAGTCATCATCACCAACAGCGACGGCGGTCAGCTAACATGAACCACAGTAGCATTGGTGGCCAGCAGCATACTTCAGCAGCGGCAGCAGCAGCGttacatgacaaaataaatcaCGCGATTAATTCACTGAAACTGCAACAGCAGCAACAAATGCCGAACGAAGACACACCAGTCAGTAATAACagtaacaatgtattattaaccGGTGGAGCTAATCATGGCAACCCTattggtgataataataataggcaacAGCAAAGACTGCGCAAAAATGGTGGTGTAGTCCAGCAACAGCAGACGGCGGCCCTTCTGGATCTTTCTGTTAAGCCATCAACGTTACAGAACACCACAAGGCAACAGAAGTCAATGTCAACAGTCGTTAATAGCAACCTACAAAATCAGCAAAACCGAAAAGGTCTAATACCATTCCATTCTACTACCACTTCAGGACCTTCAACTTCCTCAACTAACCTTGAAATTACAATTGTACCTGTCACAACTTCGACTACATCTAATTCGTTGAGGCTTCAATCACAGCAGCAACATAAACGTAGTTTGTCAGCAGCAACACATAATAGTGGTAGTTCTGCTTCTAGTTCTTCTGCTCCAATGACGGTTAGGCAACAACTACAACGTCGGAATGCAACTGTGGTCTCAACAGCTACAGCACCAGCATCCATTGTAGATATGTTATGTGGAGGCAGAAGTCGAAACCTTCAACAACGTAATGGTAGTAGTATGTCTGTAACAGCAACatctactattactactactacttctTCTTCTTCTACTACTACTCCTTCTTTGCAGCAAAACCAACAACAACAAATGTTCATAATAGCTGCTACTGCAATGGCTGCTCAACAACAACAGAAAACTGATAAGCGTAAgtcacaacaaaataaaaaagattaa